From Panthera uncia isolate 11264 chromosome X, Puncia_PCG_1.0, whole genome shotgun sequence, the proteins below share one genomic window:
- the PGK1 gene encoding phosphoglycerate kinase 1: MSLSNKLTLDKLNVKAKRVIMRVDFNVPMKNNQITNNQRIKAAIPSIKFCLDNGAKSVVLMSHLGRPDGVPMPDKYSLEPVAVELKSLLGRDVLFLKDCVGPEVEKACADPAAGSVILLENLRFHVEEEGKGKDVSGNKVKAEPAKIEAFRASLSKLGDVYVNDAFGTAHRAHSSMVGVNLPQKAGGFLMKKELNYFAKALESPERPFLAILGGAKVADKIQLINNMLDKVNEMIIGGGMAFTFLKVLNNMEIGTSLFDEEGAKIVKDLMSKAEKNGVKITLPVDFVTAEKFDENAKTGQATVASGIPAGWMGLDCGPESSKKYAEAVARAKQIVWNGPVGVFEWEAFAQGTKALMDEVVKATSRGCITIIGGGDTATCCAKWNTEDKVSHVSTGGGASLELLEGKILPGVDALSSV, from the exons AATCAAGGCTGCCATCCCAAGCATCAAATTCTGCTTGGACAATGGAGCTAAGTCAGTTGTTCTTATGAGCCATCTGGGCCGGCCTGATGGTGTCCCCATGCCTGACAAGTACTCTTTGGAGCCAGTTGCGGTAGAACTCAAATCTCTGCTTGGCAG GGATGTTTTATTCTTAAAGGACTGTGTGGGCCCAGAAGTGGAGAAAGCTTGTGCTGACCCAGCTGCTGGGTCTGTCATCCTGTTGGAGAACCTTCGCTTTCATgtggaagaagaagggaagggaaaagatgTTTCTGGGAATAAG GTTAAAGCTGAGCCAGCCAAAATAGAAGCCTTCCGAGCTTCACTTTCCAAGCTAGGAGACGTCTATGTCAATGATGCTTTCGGCACTGCTCACCGAGCCCACAG ctCCATGGTGGGAGTCAATCTGCCACAGAAGGCTGGAGGTTTCTTGATGAAGAAGGAGCTGAACTACTTTGCCAAGGCCTTGGAGAGCCCAGAGCGACCCTTCCTGGCCATTCTGGGCGG AGCTAAAGTTGCAGACAAGATCCAGCTGATCAATAATATGCTGGACAAAGTCAATGAGATGATTATTGGTGGTGGAATGGCTTTTACCTTCCTTAAGGTGCTCAACAACATGGAG ATTGGCACTTCTCTGTTTGATGAAGAGGGAGCCAAGATCGTCAAAGATCTGATGTCCAAAGCTGAGAAGAATGGTGTGAAAATTACTTTGCCTGTTGACTTTGTCACTGCTGAAAAGTTTGATGAGAATGCCAAGACTGGGCAAGCCACTGTGGCCTCTGGCATACCTGCTGGCTGGATG GGCTTGGATTGTGGTCCTGAGAGCAGCAAGAAGTATGCTGAGGCAGTTGCTCGGGCTAAGCAGATTGTGTGGAATGGCCCTGTGGGCGTATTTGAATGGGAAGCTTTTGCCCAAGGAACCAAAGCCCTCATGGATGAGGTGGTGAAAGCCACTTCCAGGGGCTGCATCACCATCATAG GTGGTGGAGACACTGCCACTTGCTGTGCCAAATGGAACACAGAGGATAAAGTCAGCCATGTGAGCACTGGGGGTGGTGCCAGTTTAGAGCTCCTGGAAG GTAAAATCCTTCCTGGGGTGGATGCTCTCAGCAGTGTTTAG